Genomic DNA from Thalassoroseus pseudoceratinae:
GGACATCGCTAGCCAACGAAATCAAACGACGAACAGTGCGGTTCGTCCCTTTGGGTGCGAATGGGTTTCAATCACGCTGCGGTCTGGCCGTCTTCCGGTTTGGTTGTCCGTTGCCGAACCAACTCTTCACGCGTCTGCAAGATCAGTTGATACCGATAGTGCTGACGGTGATTCGCCATCAACGATAGTAAGGAACGCAAAGCCAATCCTGTGGCCACTCCGTACAACACCAGATTCCAAATCGTCATTGGGCTCCCTCCGAGACGAAAGTGGTTGTCGCGTTCGGGCGTTACTCCCGTACACGTTCAATGTATGTGCCAGTTGAGGCATCGATTTTGATTTTCTCACCGTTCTCGATGAAGGCCGGCACTTGCACTTCGGCACCGGTTTCCACCGTGGCAGGTTTTGAAACATTGGTGGCCGTATTCCCTCGTGCGGCCGGTTCGGTGTAGGTCACTTCGAGAATCACGTGCTGCGGCGGTGTCATGTCGATCGGAACATCGTTCCAATACATCAAGCCGCAGATATCACCTTCCTTGAGAAATTGAACTTTCTCCGCCACGTTGTCGGCCGGCAGCGTGTATTGCTCGAAGGAATCTTGATCCATGAAAATGTAGCCGTTGGCGTCACGGTACAAGTATTGAGCATCATTTTTACGGACGTCCGCACCTTCGAGGCTATCGCCACTCTTGTAGGTTCGGTCGAGAATGGTTCCCTTGAGCAGATTCCGCAGTCGAGTCTTATAGAGTGCTTGGCCTTTTCCCGGCTTGACGAAATTGCACTCCAGCATCTCATAAGGATCACCTTCGACAATGACCTTAATTCCTTTGCGAA
This window encodes:
- the efp gene encoding elongation factor P — its product is MPQINTGDFRKGIKVIVEGDPYEMLECNFVKPGKGQALYKTRLRNLLKGTILDRTYKSGDSLEGADVRKNDAQYLYRDANGYIFMDQDSFEQYTLPADNVAEKVQFLKEGDICGLMYWNDVPIDMTPPQHVILEVTYTEPAARGNTATNVSKPATVETGAEVQVPAFIENGEKIKIDASTGTYIERVRE